In Syngnathus scovelli strain Florida chromosome 12, RoL_Ssco_1.2, whole genome shotgun sequence, the genomic window gaaaaaaaaaaaagcagatgtaGATGACAAGGTCGGAGGAGGGAAAAGACTTCATGAATTTGGGGGCACTGACAGAGTAACGTTTATTTATTCTAAGCCATCTGTAAACATCACATTTGATAGAAAATCATGTTCCAATGCTAAAAGATGCAGATGGTGCTCCTCCAGATTGTCAAAGAAGGAATTAGCATGGCAGTCTAATGGTTATCATATCTGCCTCACAGTCACAAGGGTCCAGATTTAAATATCAGTTCAGTGTTTCTGCATGGAATTTGTAAATTCTTTCCGAGGTGTGGTGCTCTTACTcaccacccccaaaaaaaatgcttcttaGGGTCATTGAAGATTCTAAATTGTCAATAGCTGTGAATGTGTCACCTTGATATAACATCAGAACAATTTGACTGGATGCTAAGCCTGTCAGCTTTCACATTGCTATTCAAATGCAGGCTTAGTTACCTGGAAGGGCAAGCCAGGGGCGAGCAGAGGCAGAGCCAGCGCACGGCTCTGGCCAAGTTTAGGCAGCATGCTCGGAACGGTGGAAAACGACGTCAAGGAATTGTGCGGCACTGGGCTCAAGTTCCCCGGCGGCTTTTCGTCACCTGCCAATCACGCAAGTTCAAGCGAAGGTCATGATAATTtgttcaaatgaaataaaacgtACAGTGGAGGCGGGCATACCGGAGGCACCACGTTCCCACTGGTGGTGGACCAGCTCGCTCATGCAACCCACCAGCTGCCGCCACAGGTCGTCGAACAAATGGTCCAACACTGCCTGGCGGCGGCACCCGTAGGGCGAGACGGGAGGCATGCAGCCGCGCCTCGGGCACGGCTCAGGGAAGCCTCGCTCTTTCTCGTCCTCCAGGCTGATGCGGTCAAAGGCCAGGTACTCCTCCATGTTGCCCTCCACCTCGATCACTCTGGGAGCGGAGTCCCTCGCGCTTAAAAGCCCGTTTAGTTCAGCTGAGTTGGAATTGAGCAGGGCTGCGCTCCGACCCAGCACATTCAACCTTAAACCCACAAAAaagaagaatgaatgaatgaagaaatgaatacaTAAAAAGATAAAGCAGAtagaaagcaaagcaaaaattcACTCTGTACTGTCGTCGTCTTCCTCAGCCTGATGGGACGTCGATGGGCCACCACTGGAGCTGTTGCCGATCGTCCCTGAGCTTGCGTACCACTGAAAGCCTTCATCGCTGGGACACACCAGCTGAGTGCCCAGGATTCTGAGTTACAAAAACACAAGTGATAAGAAACTATTTTAGAATTTAATGAAAGGATGAATTGCTATTTCCAGACGGGCGAGATCCAAACCGAAGATGAGGGAAGCGCGTGGCCCACTGCTGACACTCCTCCTGTAGCCTCGGAAGTATCCCTCTCCCGCTGCTTTTGCCCTCGTACAACTCTTTGTCAATCTCGTCAAACATTTGCTGCACTTGGCGGGAAGCCGCCTTGTCGAACTCCTGCGATGAAGAAGAGCGATTATTTGGTGCTTGTTAGTGTGCAACTCCAATCTTCCGTCGACAGTTTGTACAGAATAGGATGCTTTTGTTTCATACGAAAGTGCCAGAAGGGCACAAAAAAGACATAGAAGATCAAGCTGAGTTGGAAAATACACAAAATCCTCCCACAGAGTTTTGTTTCTTAGAAGCAGTTGGAGGAAGTTGAACTAAATAAAATATTGAGctcttggaaaaaaatgtttacaggACCAACTGTGCCTACAAACAATACCCAGCAGGCGCAGGCCTTGTGAATACCCAGAAGCAGGAGACAAACAAAGCAACTTGCACACTATATAGCCTAAGAATGTCAATCAAACATCTAATTAAAATTTCACAATGTGCATCTGGTGAGGATTCTTTTTTCTCTGTGACTACAGGACGCGACAGTGTAGTGAAGAAGCAGAGTCTTACATCGTAGCCCCAAGAAAAGACAGAACTCCTCTCTGTGGAGACGCCGGTGCCTGTGGAGCTGTGGATGCCCGACCAGGACCGGCTGGAGTCCACAGAGATGACGGTCGGACAGTCAGACGTGCTGGAAGCACCAGATGTCTCAGCGCTATGTAAAGAGGATTGGTTTAGTGTTAGTCTGGTCTGGGTTTTTTGGTTGATCAAATAATCAGAGGCAGGGTTTCCCAGTGGAAAAGAAAGGGTAAATGTCAACGTGATAGAATATTCTATCAAGCTGCTCTCATTAGTTATTCTTTTAGCTGCACATCTGAAGGAGGCAACACGATATCGATTAATGTACGCAGTTTCGCATTTCAAGAACTCTTTCTTGGCTCCGCAGGCGTGAGGCTGCCTTACCTGttgcggatggagacgatctccTCCACGTCATCGAGGGGGCACAGAGGGGTTTGGCCGTATGCCTCCTCGGGCAGAGGATGGTGGTCAAGGCTGCTGCGAGACAGGCCGCGGCTGCACAGTAAAACATAGTCAATAAATATTGTGTACCATGaatcaatccattttctatactggagCCCATTCCTGCTGACTTTGGTCGAGACAATTGGGGTACTCAATGTACCCCATTTAGATATTGTAGCCAACTTAGGctgtaaatatataaaaaaataaattaaaaaaattatgtgAAAATCATGTACGGTAGTAACTGAGTGTATCTTCTTGTTCCATTTGACACTTTCAACCCTTAGTTCAATGCGCGCTGTTCGTATCCTCGAAACATGGTAAACCGAGGATCCCGTCCAATTTAATGATACAATACAATGTTTGCGTCCactattttaatttaaatatgAGAAAACTGATTTCAGACAGACATGATTTTGACATTATTGTTATAGTTACTCTTGTTTGCCCCTCGTAGTGATGAAGGATTGTAATGATGCTAACACAATTATTGTTAGTTAGCCATGTTTCGTACTTACATCTCTAGCTTGTGCGATACAGGTCTCCTGTTGTAACGTGAAATCATTCTCCTTCCCACCGTGGCTAAAGGCTCAAGTCCTCTCCTCGCCTCCTCGTCCCCGCATCTTGAACCCGCTGCTTAGGCGGAGCAATAAAGGAGACATCTCCATAAAAGCTAACCTGGCTTCCGAACGCGGAAGATAACGTTATGTAGCGGCTACACTTTGCGGCTTAGCTAACATGGCACCGACGCCGTCGCTATTTCCTCAAAGAAATTCGCTTCCTATCATTGCTACGTTAAAAATTATGTTTGACAGTCACCTATCTCTTCAGTTTACACTTTACACCCATTAATGTCACGCTATCTTTCCTAATGTGAACGCCTATTTTACTGGCGTTAGCACCGCCAACAATACGGCTGTCATGGTTACGCTATGTGGCTTACTCGACACGGGATCCGCGTTTGACTACAACTCCCGGCATTCATTACGACGATGCGCTTCTAAAATATGCCCGCCTGCCGTTGGTATATTTCGCTTTAGAGTTCTACGCTTATTTGATTTAGAAAATAAAGCAACGTTCTCAAAAAGCATTCCAATATTCCATTATGATTATAGCTATAATtatagaagcaaaaaaaaaacatgattattTTGAAGTACAAGAAACGATTTAGGTCACGTTGATGTCATTGTAGGAACTTTTTCTTTTCGACTTGGCGAGTCGAGGAGGTTTAGCAGTAGGACGCACGACAATGAGGAGTGGAAATGGCGTGATAGAAGCGTAAATAAAAGTAGCAACATTAATTAAACTA contains:
- the fam149b1 gene encoding protein FAM149B1 isoform X2 — its product is MISRYNRRPVSHKLEIRGLSRSSLDHHPLPEEAYGQTPLCPLDDVEEIVSIRNSAETSGASSTSDCPTVISVDSSRSWSGIHSSTGTGVSTERSSVFSWGYDEFDKAASRQVQQMFDEIDKELYEGKSSGRGILPRLQEECQQWATRFPHLRILGTQLVCPSDEGFQWYASSGTIGNSSSGGPSTSHQAEEDDDSTELNVLGRSAALLNSNSAELNGLLSARDSAPRVIEVEGNMEEYLAFDRISLEDEKERGFPEPCPRRGCMPPVSPYGCRRQAVLDHLFDDLWRQLVGCMSELVHHQWERGASGDEKPPGNLSPVPHNSLTSFSTVPSMLPKLGQSRALALPLLAPGLPFQVGRISMGGAQQDLNDLIVIHSIPLQQRNLATLDKTQEPEERSPLRPGSGLAAASRPRPRRVQEQGLSSLSRPPQSARRRNPAPRTLQPLVPSLSPSGTAASLDEVIRGTRLPTASDRLMSPFFALSRNALLPPIGAENAEQPKTAQRHKGPSSRAHSALNDEVASSIPRDRLYPLDVFSRPNTTHTYRSDTPYRRSFTVLDNIGQGRPGRASVATDSLGIGVTGVSLGISSSSFLDSFSQRPLGRWPIRDEDEGTDFQTSHPAPLVPISGLSRSHGRGGVSSRASRPGL
- the fam149b1 gene encoding protein FAM149B1 isoform X1, which translates into the protein MISRYNRRPVSHKLEIRGLSRSSLDHHPLPEEAYGQTPLCPLDDVEEIVSIRNSAETSGASSTSDCPTVISVDSSRSWSGIHSSTGTGVSTERSSVFSWGYDEFDKAASRQVQQMFDEIDKELYEGKSSGRGILPRLQEECQQWATRFPHLRILGTQLVCPSDEGFQWYASSGTIGNSSSGGPSTSHQAEEDDDSTELNVLGRSAALLNSNSAELNGLLSARDSAPRVIEVEGNMEEYLAFDRISLEDEKERGFPEPCPRRGCMPPVSPYGCRRQAVLDHLFDDLWRQLVGCMSELVHHQWERGASGDEKPPGNLSPVPHNSLTSFSTVPSMLPKLGQSRALALPLLAPGLPFQKSRGSKCKSRRKAQKQKGPPSVGRISMGGAQQDLNDLIVIHSIPLQQRNLATLDKTQEPEERSPLRPGSGLAAASRPRPRRVQEQGLSSLSRPPQSARRRNPAPRTLQPLVPSLSPSGTAASLDEVIRGTRLPTASDRLMSPFFALSRNALLPPIGAENAEQPKTAQRHKGPSSRAHSALNDEVASSIPRDRLYPLDVFSRPNTTHTYRSDTPYRRSFTVLDNIGQGRPGRASVATDSLGIGVTGVSLGISSSSFLDSFSQRPLGRWPIRDEDEGTDFQTSHPAPLVPISGLSRSHGRGGVSSRASRPGL